Proteins encoded by one window of Ruminococcaceae bacterium R-25:
- a CDS encoding oxaloacetate decarboxylase alpha subunit, protein MKVKITETVLRDSQQSLIATRMPFSDFEGILETLDNAGYYSLECWGGATFDSCLRYLDEDPWERLRKIKAVCKKTPLQMLIRGQNILGYKHYPDDVVRLFCRKAAENGMDIFRIFDALNDFRNIEVCIDEVKKCGKHAQGCICYTTSPVHTIEKYVEMCKELESMGVDSIAIKDMAGICSPKEAYDLIKAIKGANIKVPLFFHTHHTTGMGPMTLLKAVEAGVDGIDCAISTMAGGTSQPATETMAYTLKQFGYDSGLDMDKLKEIADFFVPVRKKFLDNGTLNPTVMGIKADILKYQVPGGMLSNMIANLKDMHALDKFDEALAEIPAVRKDMGYPPLVTPLSQMVGNQAVQNVLLGERYKNISKEIKAYLRGEYGRAPGKVNQELIDRCWKPEELVQGRYADSLEPVFEKTKKELGDKARSDEDVLSYIAFPQVAEKFFAAREEKESNTVNYTIEKKED, encoded by the coding sequence ATGAAAGTAAAAATCACAGAAACCGTGCTGCGTGACTCCCAGCAGTCTCTCATCGCAACACGTATGCCGTTCTCCGATTTCGAGGGCATCCTTGAGACTTTGGACAACGCCGGCTACTACTCACTCGAGTGCTGGGGCGGTGCAACATTCGATTCATGTCTCAGATACTTGGACGAGGATCCGTGGGAGAGACTTAGAAAGATCAAGGCAGTCTGCAAGAAGACTCCCCTCCAGATGCTCATCCGCGGTCAGAACATTTTAGGCTACAAGCATTATCCCGATGACGTCGTTAGACTCTTCTGCCGCAAGGCTGCAGAGAACGGTATGGATATCTTCCGTATCTTCGACGCATTAAACGATTTCAGAAACATTGAAGTCTGCATTGACGAGGTTAAGAAGTGCGGCAAGCATGCACAGGGCTGCATCTGCTACACAACTTCACCTGTACATACAATCGAGAAGTACGTTGAAATGTGCAAAGAGCTTGAGAGCATGGGCGTTGACTCCATCGCTATCAAGGACATGGCAGGCATCTGCTCACCTAAGGAAGCTTATGATCTCATCAAGGCTATCAAGGGTGCAAATATCAAGGTACCTCTCTTCTTCCACACACACCACACAACAGGCATGGGTCCTATGACTCTCCTTAAGGCTGTTGAAGCAGGTGTTGACGGAATCGACTGCGCTATCTCCACTATGGCAGGCGGCACATCACAGCCCGCTACTGAGACAATGGCTTACACACTTAAGCAGTTCGGCTATGACTCAGGTCTTGATATGGACAAGCTCAAGGAGATCGCTGATTTCTTCGTACCTGTAAGAAAGAAGTTCCTCGACAATGGTACACTCAATCCTACAGTTATGGGCATCAAGGCTGACATCCTCAAGTACCAGGTGCCTGGCGGAATGCTCTCCAACATGATCGCTAACCTCAAGGATATGCACGCTCTCGACAAGTTCGATGAAGCACTCGCTGAGATCCCTGCAGTACGTAAGGACATGGGTTATCCCCCGCTCGTTACACCTCTTTCCCAGATGGTTGGTAACCAGGCAGTTCAGAACGTTCTCTTAGGCGAGAGATATAAGAACATCTCCAAGGAGATCAAGGCTTACCTCCGTGGCGAATACGGCCGTGCACCGGGCAAAGTTAACCAGGAACTCATTGACAGATGCTGGAAGCCTGAAGAACTCGTTCAGGGCAGATATGCTGATTCCCTTGAGCCCGTTTTCGAGAAGACAAAGAAGGAACTTGGCGACAAAGCAAGATCCGACGAGGATGTCCTCTCCTACATCGCTTTCCCTCAGGTTGCTGAGAAGTTCTTCGCAGCACGTGAAGAGAAAGAATCCAACACAGTTAACTACACCATCGAGAAGAAGGAGGATTAA
- a CDS encoding SSU ribosomal protein S12P has protein sequence MPTFNQLVKSGRQSKTFKSASPALQFSMNTIRNKQTNLDSPQKRGVCTVVKTTTPKKPNSALRKVARVRLTNGYEVTAYIPGIGHNLQEHSVVLIRGGRVKDLPGVRYHIVRGTLDTAGVADRQQGRSKYGAKKPKAAKVKK, from the coding sequence ATGCCAACGTTCAATCAATTGGTTAAGTCCGGCAGACAGTCAAAGACATTCAAGTCTGCTTCCCCGGCGCTTCAGTTCTCGATGAATACCATCAGAAACAAGCAGACAAATCTTGATTCGCCTCAAAAGCGCGGCGTTTGCACAGTTGTTAAGACAACAACACCTAAGAAGCCTAATTCAGCTCTTCGTAAGGTAGCAAGAGTTCGTCTTACAAATGGCTACGAGGTTACTGCTTACATTCCGGGAATCGGACACAACCTTCAGGAGCACTCTGTTGTACTTATCAGAGGCGGACGTGTTAAGGACCTCCCTGGTGTACGTTATCACATCGTAAGAGGCACACTTGATACAGCCGGCGTTGCTGATCGTCAGCAGGGCAGATCTAAGTACGGCGCTAAGAAGCCGAAGGCTGCTAAGGTTAAGAAGTAA
- a CDS encoding SSU ribosomal protein S7P: MPRKGNTPKRTVLPDPVYNDVVVSKLINNIMLDGKKGVAQKITYGAFDIIKERTNEEPLEVFRKALANVMPTLECKARRVGGANYQIPMDVKPERRQTLGLRWIVQYSRNRSERTMKERLAAELMDAANETGGAFKRKEEMHRMAEANKAFAHFNR, encoded by the coding sequence GTGCCAAGAAAAGGCAATACCCCAAAGAGAACGGTTCTTCCGGATCCTGTCTACAATGACGTTGTAGTAAGTAAGCTTATCAACAACATCATGTTGGACGGCAAGAAGGGCGTAGCTCAAAAAATTACATACGGCGCCTTCGATATCATCAAAGAGCGCACAAATGAAGAGCCCCTCGAAGTATTCAGAAAGGCTCTTGCTAACGTAATGCCCACCCTCGAGTGCAAAGCACGCCGTGTTGGTGGTGCTAACTATCAGATCCCTATGGATGTTAAGCCTGAGAGAAGACAGACTTTAGGCCTCCGTTGGATCGTTCAGTACTCGAGAAACAGATCTGAGCGCACAATGAAGGAGCGCCTTGCTGCTGAGCTTATGGATGCAGCAAACGAGACAGGCGGAGCATTCAAGAGAAAAGAAGAAATGCACAGAATGGCTGAGGCTAACAAGGCTTTCGCGCATTTCAATCGTTAA
- a CDS encoding elongation factor G: protein MATTRAYPLEKTRNIGIMAHIDAGKTTTTERILYYSGVNRKMGEVHEGAATMDWMVQEQERGITITSAATTAPWKGHRINIIDTPGHVDFTVEVERSLRVLDGAVTVMSARGGVEPQTETVWRQAEHYGVPRMVFVNKMDIIGANFEHVCDMIRDRLKNVPVAIQYPIGKEDNFQGIIDLITLRAEVYTSEDGMQYEDREVPADMLDFIKGKREEMVELICETDDELTEKYLEGEEISNEELKAALRKACCSCKLIPVTCGTSLRNKGVQMLLDAIVDYMPSPLDVPAIKGVNPETEEEEERPSSDEEPFAALAFKIATDPFVGKLCFFRVYSGIMEAGSYVLNSSKNKKERIGRIVQMHANERKEITEVFSGDIAAAIGLKDTTTGNTLCDEDHPIILESMEFPEPVIEVAIEPKSRASQEKMLIALQKLAEEDPTFRTYTNQETGQTIIAGMGELHLDIIVDRLFREFKVEANVGAPQVSYKETIRRTVEAQGKFVRQSGGHGQYGDCWLRLEPQEPGKGYEFVDETVGGCIPKQFIAPIDAGVQEAMQAGILGGYPVVDVKVTVFDGSYHDVDSSEMAFKIAGSMGFKAGMQKGDPCLLEPIMKVDVEVPDEYLGDVIGGLNARRGAIKEIEPMNGSQQVHAEVPLANMFGYATDLRSSTQGRGTFVMQISHFAETPKSIMESILKK, encoded by the coding sequence ATGGCTACAACAAGAGCATATCCGCTTGAGAAGACCAGAAACATCGGTATTATGGCTCACATCGACGCCGGTAAGACAACAACAACCGAGAGAATTCTTTATTACTCCGGCGTTAACCGTAAGATGGGTGAGGTTCACGAAGGTGCTGCTACCATGGACTGGATGGTTCAGGAGCAGGAGAGAGGTATCACAATTACCTCCGCAGCTACAACAGCTCCCTGGAAGGGCCACAGAATCAACATCATCGACACTCCAGGCCACGTTGACTTCACAGTAGAAGTTGAGCGTTCACTCCGTGTACTCGATGGTGCCGTTACGGTTATGTCTGCTAGAGGCGGCGTTGAGCCGCAGACGGAAACAGTTTGGAGACAGGCTGAGCACTACGGTGTTCCGAGAATGGTTTTCGTCAACAAGATGGACATCATCGGCGCAAACTTTGAACATGTTTGCGACATGATCCGTGACAGACTTAAGAATGTCCCTGTTGCTATTCAGTACCCTATCGGTAAGGAAGACAACTTCCAGGGCATTATCGACCTTATTACTCTCCGTGCTGAGGTTTACACTTCAGAAGACGGTATGCAGTACGAGGACCGTGAGGTTCCTGCTGACATGCTCGACTTCATCAAGGGCAAGAGAGAAGAAATGGTCGAGCTTATCTGCGAGACAGATGACGAGCTCACAGAGAAGTATCTCGAAGGCGAGGAGATCTCCAACGAGGAACTCAAGGCTGCACTCCGTAAGGCTTGCTGCTCATGCAAGCTCATTCCGGTTACATGCGGTACATCATTGAGAAACAAGGGCGTTCAGATGCTCTTGGACGCAATCGTTGACTACATGCCCTCACCTCTCGACGTTCCTGCAATCAAGGGTGTTAACCCTGAGACTGAGGAAGAAGAGGAGAGACCTTCTTCTGACGAAGAGCCTTTCGCAGCTCTCGCATTCAAGATCGCTACTGACCCGTTCGTCGGTAAGCTCTGCTTCTTCAGAGTTTATTCCGGCATTATGGAAGCAGGATCTTATGTTCTTAACTCATCTAAGAACAAGAAGGAGCGTATCGGACGTATCGTTCAGATGCACGCTAACGAGCGTAAGGAGATCACAGAAGTATTCTCCGGCGACATCGCAGCTGCTATCGGTCTGAAGGATACAACAACAGGTAACACACTCTGCGACGAGGATCATCCTATCATCCTCGAGTCCATGGAGTTCCCTGAGCCGGTTATCGAGGTTGCTATCGAACCTAAGAGCCGTGCTTCACAGGAAAAGATGCTTATCGCTCTCCAGAAGCTCGCAGAAGAAGACCCGACGTTCCGTACATATACGAACCAGGAAACAGGACAGACAATCATCGCCGGTATGGGTGAGCTTCACCTCGACATCATCGTTGACCGTTTGTTCCGTGAGTTCAAGGTCGAAGCTAACGTAGGCGCACCTCAGGTATCCTACAAAGAGACGATCAGAAGAACTGTTGAAGCTCAGGGTAAGTTCGTACGTCAGTCCGGTGGTCACGGTCAGTACGGTGACTGCTGGCTCAGACTTGAGCCCCAGGAGCCCGGTAAGGGTTATGAGTTCGTTGACGAGACAGTCGGCGGCTGCATCCCGAAGCAGTTCATCGCTCCTATCGATGCAGGTGTTCAGGAAGCTATGCAGGCCGGTATCTTGGGCGGCTATCCTGTAGTTGACGTTAAGGTTACCGTTTTCGACGGTTCTTACCACGATGTCGACTCTTCAGAAATGGCCTTCAAGATCGCAGGATCCATGGGATTCAAGGCAGGTATGCAGAAGGGCGATCCTTGCCTCCTCGAGCCTATCATGAAGGTAGACGTCGAGGTTCCTGATGAGTACTTGGGCGACGTTATCGGCGGACTCAATGCACGCCGTGGCGCTATCAAGGAGATCGAGCCTATGAACGGTTCACAGCAGGTTCATGCTGAAGTTCCGCTCGCAAACATGTTCGGTTACGCAACAGACCTCCGTTCTTCTACACAGGGACGTGGTACGTTCGTAATGCAGATAAGCCACTTCGCGGAAACGCCGAAGAGCATCATGGAGTCCATCTTAAAGAAATAA
- a CDS encoding elongation factor Tu, which translates to MAREKFVRSKPHVNIGTIGHVDHGKTTLTAAITKVLAMKGGAEFKDYSNIDSAPEERARGITINTAHVEYETETRHYAHVDCPGHADYIKNMITGAAQMDGAILVVSAADGPMPQTREHILLARQVGVPYIVVFMNKCDQVDDEELLELVDMDIRDLLNQYDFPGDDTPIIRGSALAALESTSTDPNAPEYAPILELMDAVDNYIATPERPVDKPFLMPVEDVFTISGRGTVATGRLERGTVKVGDPAEIVGLQDEPKSTTITGVEMFRKSMDQAEAGDNIGCLLRGIDRKEVERGQVIAKPGTTTPHTKFTGQVYVLTKEEGGRHKPFVTGYRPQFYFRTTDVTGVIKLPEGTDMCMPGDHVTIEADLITPIAMEQGLKFAIREGGHTVGAGTVSTIIE; encoded by the coding sequence ATGGCAAGAGAAAAGTTCGTACGTAGCAAGCCGCACGTAAACATCGGTACCATTGGTCACGTTGACCACGGTAAGACAACTCTTACAGCTGCTATCACAAAGGTACTCGCTATGAAGGGTGGCGCTGAGTTCAAGGATTACAGCAACATCGACTCCGCACCTGAGGAGAGAGCTCGTGGTATCACGATCAACACAGCACACGTTGAGTATGAGACAGAGACACGTCACTATGCACACGTTGACTGCCCTGGCCACGCTGACTACATCAAGAACATGATCACTGGTGCAGCTCAGATGGACGGTGCTATCCTCGTAGTTTCCGCTGCAGACGGCCCGATGCCCCAGACACGTGAGCACATCCTTCTCGCTCGTCAGGTAGGCGTTCCTTATATCGTAGTATTCATGAATAAGTGCGATCAGGTTGACGACGAAGAGCTTCTTGAGCTCGTAGACATGGACATCCGTGACCTCCTCAACCAGTATGATTTCCCTGGTGATGACACTCCGATCATCCGTGGTTCTGCTCTTGCAGCACTCGAGTCTACATCTACAGATCCTAACGCTCCTGAGTATGCTCCTATCCTCGAGCTCATGGATGCTGTTGACAACTACATCGCTACACCTGAGCGTCCTGTTGACAAGCCGTTCCTTATGCCTGTTGAGGACGTATTCACAATCTCCGGCCGTGGTACAGTTGCTACAGGCCGTCTTGAGAGAGGTACAGTTAAGGTTGGTGATCCTGCAGAGATCGTTGGTCTCCAGGACGAGCCTAAGTCAACAACTATCACAGGTGTTGAAATGTTCCGTAAGTCAATGGATCAGGCTGAGGCTGGTGACAACATCGGCTGCCTCCTCCGTGGTATCGACCGTAAGGAAGTTGAAAGAGGTCAGGTTATCGCTAAGCCCGGCACAACAACTCCTCACACAAAGTTCACAGGCCAAGTTTACGTTCTTACAAAGGAAGAGGGTGGACGTCATAAGCCTTTCGTAACAGGTTACCGTCCTCAGTTCTACTTCAGAACAACAGACGTTACAGGCGTTATCAAGCTTCCTGAGGGAACAGACATGTGCATGCCTGGTGACCACGTAACAATCGAAGCAGACCTCATCACTCCTATCGCTATGGAGCAGGGTCTTAAGTTCGCTATCCGTGAGGGTGGTCACACAGTAGGCGCTGGTACAGTTTCTACAATCATCGAGTAA
- a CDS encoding ABC-type glycerol-3-phosphate transport system substrate-binding protein yields MKNVVVGAVSAVLLFAMGMSIVACNVNGKNKGEKISADSVWFDTDIYKINLGIDTTRDVDQTAAWIAGTDDENMVVVTKGRYKMPASVRTLEEASAYVIAKVSVIDKKNNTMVKTIDLNDEITASDDINSAELEDGKLKIKISSYDMKTYSVKTIEKVLDIGSGKVTETHDFSTEMERPADKTSKVGDYNVDTFINWSENGSSCTLAIYSPDGEMKKAELKEQGADIYEVPLILSLDEETALVAATTNAGIRFYSLDLKEGKIKDADPSEYEWIDAEYLRETKTINGELYYSTPLGLYKIDMEKKATEMVLDYGRCDLNRSLLASLEITEKTDDTYVLCGQKDYDMRYDANLAATEFYIVKLSKAAKNPHAGKTVLDLYAPYGQVGETINEAILKFNKTNKDYFIEVTNKYTTVNYDDFSEIDSEDEYENITLNKGAKMSSRLAMDIMNGEGPDILMNTSDYGQLNNDNYLVDLSPYFNDLDKDKYFTNLIDAAKTDGKLYQMPVCYTINGIFTDRKNAGSSGVGFTTEEYQEFISGTLNGEDLITSGQAHYFAKLFSAMSDKFIKDGKADFSGSDFKVLADYVKDNIPEKAPSWSTYKGPEINNKAAYISCYAMSGYFYELEEINGDITVLGIPSTDGRGPMIQAYTSFGVSSQASNVSACIEFIKTVLSDEIQEELAMEENYVLNREAFHKGGMAAVEFYNGPKGDMIFGFDHMTGEPLKNRIKFSEKDIDNLESIISSCSVMYTDDQAINIILIEEMPAYFLGQKDLDSVIKITQDRVQKVLDERK; encoded by the coding sequence ATGAAAAATGTAGTGGTTGGGGCAGTATCTGCCGTACTGTTATTTGCCATGGGCATGTCAATTGTAGCTTGCAACGTGAATGGCAAGAATAAAGGCGAGAAGATATCGGCAGATTCAGTCTGGTTCGACACCGACATATATAAGATCAATCTGGGGATAGATACGACCAGGGATGTCGACCAGACTGCTGCCTGGATCGCCGGAACTGATGACGAGAATATGGTGGTCGTAACCAAGGGCAGATATAAGATGCCCGCAAGTGTCAGAACTCTCGAAGAGGCAAGCGCTTATGTGATCGCGAAAGTTTCCGTGATCGACAAGAAGAATAACACGATGGTAAAGACGATCGATCTTAATGATGAGATCACTGCATCAGACGACATCAACAGCGCGGAATTGGAAGACGGAAAGCTTAAGATCAAGATCAGCAGCTATGACATGAAGACCTATTCGGTCAAGACTATCGAAAAAGTGCTTGATATCGGAAGCGGAAAAGTAACTGAAACACACGATTTTTCGACCGAAATGGAGCGTCCGGCCGACAAGACATCTAAGGTTGGAGATTATAATGTTGATACCTTTATCAACTGGTCCGAAAACGGCTCTTCCTGCACTCTGGCCATCTATTCTCCTGATGGAGAAATGAAGAAAGCCGAGCTTAAAGAACAAGGGGCAGATATCTATGAGGTTCCCCTTATCTTGTCATTAGATGAGGAAACAGCCCTTGTTGCGGCTACCACCAACGCAGGCATCAGGTTCTACTCACTTGACCTTAAGGAAGGTAAGATCAAGGACGCGGATCCTTCAGAATATGAATGGATCGATGCAGAATACTTAAGAGAGACAAAGACCATAAACGGCGAGCTATATTATTCGACACCTTTAGGACTTTATAAGATCGACATGGAAAAGAAAGCCACGGAGATGGTCCTTGATTACGGCAGATGTGATTTGAACAGGTCACTTCTGGCATCACTTGAAATAACCGAAAAAACAGATGATACCTATGTGCTCTGCGGACAGAAGGATTACGACATGAGATATGATGCGAACCTTGCTGCCACGGAGTTTTATATCGTTAAGCTCTCAAAGGCTGCGAAGAATCCTCATGCGGGCAAGACCGTTTTGGACCTCTATGCTCCTTACGGACAGGTTGGCGAGACAATAAACGAAGCAATACTGAAGTTCAATAAGACAAACAAAGATTATTTTATTGAGGTCACAAACAAGTACACAACGGTAAATTACGACGATTTTTCCGAAATAGACAGCGAAGACGAATACGAGAACATCACTTTGAATAAGGGTGCCAAGATGAGCAGCAGGCTCGCAATGGACATTATGAACGGCGAGGGTCCTGACATCCTCATGAACACGAGCGATTACGGCCAGCTTAATAACGACAACTATCTTGTTGACCTGTCTCCTTATTTCAACGATCTTGATAAGGACAAGTATTTTACGAATCTTATAGATGCTGCAAAAACAGACGGAAAGCTCTATCAGATGCCTGTCTGCTACACGATCAACGGTATCTTTACGGACAGGAAGAATGCCGGAAGTTCCGGTGTGGGTTTTACGACTGAAGAGTATCAGGAGTTTATTTCAGGAACGCTTAACGGTGAGGATCTTATAACTTCCGGTCAGGCACATTATTTTGCAAAACTTTTCAGCGCCATGAGCGACAAGTTCATTAAAGACGGCAAGGCCGATTTTTCCGGCAGTGATTTTAAGGTCCTTGCAGATTACGTAAAAGACAACATCCCTGAAAAGGCCCCTTCATGGAGCACCTATAAGGGCCCTGAGATCAACAACAAAGCGGCATACATAAGCTGCTACGCCATGAGCGGATATTTCTATGAGTTAGAAGAAATCAATGGCGATATCACTGTACTGGGTATCCCTTCAACTGACGGCAGGGGTCCGATGATCCAGGCATATACATCGTTTGGCGTGTCTTCCCAGGCTTCGAATGTATCTGCATGTATAGAATTTATAAAGACCGTATTATCAGACGAGATCCAGGAAGAGCTCGCAATGGAGGAGAATTATGTCCTTAACCGTGAGGCTTTCCATAAGGGCGGAATGGCTGCAGTAGAGTTTTACAACGGTCCTAAGGGAGATATGATCTTCGGATTTGACCACATGACAGGCGAGCCTTTGAAAAACAGGATCAAGTTCTCGGAAAAGGATATCGATAACTTAGAATCCATTATTTCGAGCTGCTCTGTAATGTATACCGATGACCAGGCGATAAACATCATCCTGATAGAGGAGATGCCGGCATATTTCCTGGGCCAGAAGGATCTGGATTCAGTAATAAAGATCACTCAGGACAGGGTGCAAAAGGTGCTTGATGAAAGGAAATGA
- a CDS encoding ABC-type glycerol-3-phosphate transport system substrate-binding protein, whose translation MKKLSLKAVSCALIVAMVLPLAACNKNKSKSREKSRSGTVIAADAPWFESSVIKSQPEVDTKKGLEYASQALAGTDDKYVGIYSNGYYKMPTNNNIDWETFDYSKYMIAYLSLMDKKTAETVKKIDLSEYLPKNGYVEQVNYSDGKFNVRITSFDSKSSQMTVNSLVIDAMSGKLVDKKEMPYDEESGRYFDHTFELGLYTFKTSMNWDENDRAYYSLYISKGEDSDVRTIELKDNEKNIYDVPIVLKLSDDKYLAAANSDMDTIYYEIDVNSYTATAVDSKKYEWLDARNIGNTFAGKDGTLYCVTGGGVSKIDTEKKKLEEIFNYSWCSVNRGYMSYMQLVECSEDSIVLWGEKPTTMYVPGVPTEYMLITLNRASTNPHAGKKILELYAPYNSVDINIGEAIIKFNETNGSYFIEASDRYSDSIDDDTDYSKLNSDDDWQSYSLKYNSSMSNELAMDILNGEGPDILLNTSEYGQLNNTNYLVDLNTYIGNLDSNKYFTNIIEASETDGKLFQLPLCYMINGIQTDAKYAGKSGVGFTTEEYEKFLKETLNGQDVINLGQATYFSTLFGTMSDKFIVNGKADFTGPEFAALAEYVKYNVPEKARSWDEMYGNDESVAYAVGAMTFKGDRETNQIATYTLTYGYNGYFAQIAQLNGATAILGLPSADGRGPMLQPYISLAVSAQSKNADACGEFVKMLMTDDVQMELGTGGNFVLLKEAFRKGAKEAVEFMNGPGGESYLGYDKNDQPLSKKFKFSDKNIDELEKIVSSISRMDSVDAAISLILVEEMPAYFSGQKELDQVVKIAQDRAQKVLAERG comes from the coding sequence ATGAAGAAACTTTCACTTAAGGCAGTATCTTGTGCTTTGATCGTTGCAATGGTCTTGCCGCTTGCAGCATGCAACAAGAACAAGAGCAAATCGAGGGAAAAGAGCCGCAGCGGCACTGTAATCGCAGCTGATGCTCCGTGGTTTGAAAGCTCTGTTATTAAATCACAGCCTGAGGTCGATACGAAAAAAGGCCTTGAATATGCTTCACAGGCACTCGCAGGTACCGATGACAAGTATGTCGGAATCTACTCAAACGGCTACTACAAGATGCCTACAAACAACAACATTGACTGGGAGACATTCGATTACAGCAAGTACATGATCGCGTATCTCTCCTTAATGGACAAAAAGACTGCCGAGACGGTCAAGAAGATCGACCTGTCCGAATACCTTCCCAAGAACGGTTATGTTGAACAGGTAAATTATTCTGACGGAAAGTTTAATGTCCGCATCACATCTTTCGACTCCAAGTCCAGCCAGATGACTGTCAACAGTCTGGTTATAGATGCAATGAGCGGAAAGCTCGTTGATAAGAAAGAGATGCCTTACGACGAAGAGAGCGGCCGTTATTTTGACCATACTTTCGAGCTCGGTCTTTACACATTTAAGACTTCGATGAATTGGGACGAGAACGACAGGGCATACTACAGCCTCTATATTTCTAAGGGTGAAGATTCAGATGTCAGGACCATCGAGCTCAAGGACAACGAGAAAAATATCTACGATGTGCCTATTGTCTTAAAACTCAGTGATGACAAGTATCTTGCTGCTGCGAATTCAGATATGGACACGATCTATTATGAGATCGATGTCAATTCTTATACTGCAACGGCTGTAGATTCCAAGAAATATGAATGGCTTGATGCAAGAAACATCGGAAATACATTTGCAGGAAAAGACGGCACACTCTACTGTGTAACAGGCGGCGGCGTTTCAAAGATCGATACCGAGAAAAAGAAACTGGAGGAGATCTTCAATTACAGCTGGTGCTCTGTAAACAGAGGATATATGTCATATATGCAGCTGGTTGAATGCTCTGAAGATTCCATCGTGCTCTGGGGAGAAAAGCCAACAACAATGTATGTGCCCGGCGTTCCTACAGAATACATGCTTATCACATTGAACAGGGCTTCAACAAATCCTCATGCAGGAAAGAAGATCCTGGAACTCTATGCTCCTTACAACAGTGTTGATATTAACATCGGTGAAGCGATCATTAAATTCAATGAGACTAACGGCAGTTACTTCATTGAGGCTTCAGACCGTTACTCAGATTCAATTGACGATGACACAGATTATTCCAAGCTGAACAGTGATGACGACTGGCAGAGCTACAGCCTTAAGTACAACTCAAGCATGAGTAACGAACTCGCCATGGATATCTTAAACGGCGAGGGTCCGGACATCCTGCTCAACACAAGCGAGTACGGCCAGCTCAACAATACAAACTATCTCGTAGACCTTAATACTTACATCGGAAATCTTGATTCAAACAAGTATTTCACAAATATCATCGAAGCATCCGAGACTGACGGAAAACTCTTCCAGCTGCCTCTCTGCTACATGATCAACGGCATCCAGACAGATGCTAAATATGCCGGTAAATCCGGTGTCGGTTTCACTACCGAAGAATATGAGAAGTTCTTAAAGGAAACATTAAACGGACAGGATGTCATCAATCTGGGCCAGGCAACTTATTTCTCAACGCTCTTCGGAACCATGAGCGATAAGTTCATAGTAAACGGCAAGGCTGATTTTACAGGTCCTGAGTTTGCTGCTCTCGCAGAATATGTTAAGTATAATGTTCCTGAAAAGGCTAGGTCCTGGGACGAGATGTATGGAAATGATGAATCTGTAGCTTATGCTGTAGGCGCCATGACCTTCAAGGGCGACCGCGAGACAAACCAGATCGCAACGTATACATTAACTTACGGATATAACGGCTACTTCGCCCAGATCGCCCAGTTAAACGGTGCTACTGCGATCCTCGGACTTCCTTCCGCAGACGGCAGAGGACCGATGCTCCAGCCCTATATCTCTCTTGCTGTTTCCGCACAGTCTAAGAATGCAGATGCCTGCGGTGAATTCGTTAAGATGCTCATGACAGATGACGTTCAGATGGAACTCGGTACAGGCGGCAATTTCGTCCTTCTCAAAGAGGCATTCAGAAAAGGCGCAAAGGAAGCTGTTGAATTCATGAACGGCCCCGGCGGAGAAAGCTATTTGGGTTATGACAAAAACGACCAGCCTTTGAGCAAAAAATTCAAGTTTTCAGACAAGAATATCGACGAACTCGAAAAGATCGTCAGCAGCATTTCACGTATGGATTCTGTAGACGCTGCGATCAGCCTCATCCTTGTTGAAGAGATGCCGGCATACTTCTCAGGCCAGAAAGAGCTCGATCAGGTAGTTAAGATCGCTCAGGACAGAGCACAGAAAGTCCTGGCTGAGAGAGGATAA